Genomic DNA from Terriglobia bacterium:
GTGACGGTGATGGAACGAATGGCCGTAACCGGAGACAACTCCGTCCACGATCCCGGCTTACCGTCTGCCCCCACTGCCGCATAGCGCGGTGTGTAGCTTACGGCTTTGCGAGCCGGTTTGCCCCGCATGATCATCTGACCGCTGTTCGGACCGTTCGTCAAAGTGAATGACGGCGGACCGGCAAGCGGCTGCGGAGCG
This window encodes:
- a CDS encoding fibronectin type III domain-containing protein, translated to APQPLAGPPSFTLTNGPNSGQMIMRGKPARKAVSYTPRYAAVGADGKPGSWTELSPVTAIRSITVTGLTPGTLYAFQMRAQGRAGYTDWSDSVTRISL